A region of Oceanicoccus sp. KOV_DT_Chl DNA encodes the following proteins:
- a CDS encoding ABC transporter ATP-binding protein — protein MELQGKQLSLAIESNPILKSVDIDIRAGELIGLIGPNGAGKTSLLRILANLQAADSGGVTLDNQPLTRIPRKQLAQHLGYLEQGAPAHWPLQVRRLVELGRLPYLSPWSNLSAADAAIVDTAMQQAEVEHLSQRIISTLSGGERLRVLIARLFASQPNIILADEPIAALDPYHQLHTMELLRTHCDQAGSAVVVMHDLNMAARFCDRLILLHHGVVAAQGSVESVLTTDNLSSVYGIQTQLFYHPDSGVTVIPTTRLKHSTEIPIG, from the coding sequence GAAAGTAACCCTATTTTAAAATCCGTTGACATTGATATCCGCGCAGGAGAACTTATCGGGTTGATTGGCCCCAACGGTGCGGGCAAAACATCGCTATTGAGGATACTGGCAAATTTACAGGCAGCGGATAGCGGCGGCGTCACTTTGGATAATCAACCACTAACCCGCATCCCTCGCAAACAACTAGCGCAACATTTGGGCTACCTTGAACAAGGCGCACCAGCACACTGGCCACTACAAGTTCGCCGTCTGGTGGAACTGGGGCGGCTACCTTACCTGAGCCCCTGGAGCAATTTATCCGCTGCCGATGCAGCTATTGTAGATACTGCAATGCAACAGGCGGAGGTTGAACATTTGTCCCAACGCATCATCAGCACACTCTCTGGCGGCGAACGACTACGCGTTTTAATCGCTAGATTATTTGCTAGCCAACCGAATATTATTTTAGCTGACGAGCCTATTGCCGCGCTGGACCCTTATCACCAATTGCACACCATGGAATTATTGCGCACACACTGTGACCAAGCCGGCAGTGCTGTAGTAGTAATGCATGATCTCAATATGGCGGCTCGCTTTTGTGATCGACTTATTTTGCTTCATCATGGCGTGGTCGCCGCGCAAGGCAGTGTAGAAAGCGTTTTAACTACCGATAACCTCTCTTCAGTCTATGGCATTCAAACGCAATTATTTTATCATCCGGATAGCGGAGTTACCGTTATCCCTACCACGCGATTAAAACACTCAACTGAAATACCCATAGGGTAA